In Cloacibacillus sp., the genomic stretch CCGCAGGGGGCTCTTTTTTTCTGTCTTCTGTCTTCTGTCTTCGCGCGCGGCGCGGTGTTTTAAGATAAGTCAGTATAAATCAAAACTAATATACACATTTTTTATGTGGATATAGTGGATAAATGGCCTAATTATGGCATATTTGCCGCGGCGGACAGATGGTATAATAAACGAGCTTCAAGACGGCGCACAAAAGGCGCAAAGCTGTACTGACGGAGGGGTCAAAATGTCCGCAAAGGTAGATTCGGAATTCGATTACGAAATATGTTCAAGCAAGATCCGGCCAATAGCCGAGGCCCTCATAAAAAAATATGACGAGCTGCACCACATTGATATAGATAAGATCCTCTTTGTGGTGAATCATAAGAGCGCCGGCAGCAAAAAGCAGATGACGCTTGCGAAGACCAGCAAAATATCTCCAAAATGGACGGAGCTGCTCTATCAGCTCGGCTCATGCAGCTATTTTTATATGATAGAGTTCTATTCAAAGACTACGGCCGCGATGGATGAAAACCAGATGGTGGCGCTCGTCTACCGCGAACTTCGCCGCATAGGGCCGGAAGGAGAGCTGCTGACGCCTGACGTTCACGACTGGTGGCAGATACTTATGGGGCTGGGCCGCAAATGGTTCTACCCCGACAGCAGCTGTCCGAATCTGCTGGACGACAACGTTGACTGGCGAAAACTGATGGGCACCTACTACGAGGAAAGCCGCGACGCAGAGTAGCGGCGCCCGTTCGTTTGCGCAACGATTTGACTGTTATCAAACAAGCTCCCGCACGTTTACGGCGGGGGCTTGTTTTTTGACGCGGCTTTAGTTTGAATAGGCCTCTTCACGCGCCCGCGCATAAGCAAAAGAGCCTTGAGAAGAGAGACCTTCCTCCTAGAATTTTGTTTATGATTTTATA encodes the following:
- a CDS encoding putative metallopeptidase: MSAKVDSEFDYEICSSKIRPIAEALIKKYDELHHIDIDKILFVVNHKSAGSKKQMTLAKTSKISPKWTELLYQLGSCSYFYMIEFYSKTTAAMDENQMVALVYRELRRIGPEGELLTPDVHDWWQILMGLGRKWFYPDSSCPNLLDDNVDWRKLMGTYYEESRDAE